TGTCCTCGGTGCTGTCCTCCTGCGCGGGCAGGCCGACCTCCTCCCAGTCGGAGGCCTGGTCGTTGATGGGGTCGACGCGGTTCTCGGGACGGTTCTCACTCATGTCGGCCCCCTACCACCGCATCCGCCGGGATATGCGGCCCGCCGCTCACCGAAGCGGTAAAGCCGGGCGGATCAGCGCTCCCGCTCGGTGGGCGGCAGCGGGCGGCGCCCGATGAAGCCCAGATCGCTGCGGTGGTACCAGCCGAGCCCGGATTCGCCCTCCAGCCAGCACAGCCGGACCGAGACGCCGCTGAGCACCGCCGGGAAGTCGATCAGCACCGGCGCCAGGTTCTTGACCTCGATGCCGTTCTCGCCGAACCACGCCCGGATCTCGCTCAGCCGCGCCTCCTTCGCCTTGAGCTCGGCCATTCCGCCGAGCGCGGACTCGCCCACCGCGCGCAGGTCCGCGGCGAGCTCGGCCAGATCGGCCCGCACCGTCACCAGTTCGTCGACCCGCTTCCTGACCTGCGGCAGCAGCGCGT
This sequence is a window from Spinactinospora alkalitolerans. Protein-coding genes within it:
- a CDS encoding DUF2203 domain-containing protein, giving the protein MGDTDDVVPGPQPWGAGGGEPRVFSVAEAHALLPQVRKRVDELVTVRADLAELAADLRAVGESALGGMAELKAKEARLSEIRAWFGENGIEVKNLAPVLIDFPAVLSGVSVRLCWLEGESGLGWYHRSDLGFIGRRPLPPTERER